Within Eggerthella sp. YY7918, the genomic segment CGATGCAGTAGGCGTCGTTTCCGTTCGCACTCATCTGGGTCGTCGCGTAGCCGGCATAGGGGAGGTTCTTGCCGATCGATACGCTCACGTCTCCGGAGGCGTAAGCCTTAGCCGGGACGATGACAACGGACAGCACGAGCGCCATCGCCATGGCCACGCGCACGATCTTCGAAGAGGTTATCCTCTCCATCGCTTTCTCTTTCATTTCTCTCGCACCTCCTCCTACATCGCGATGCTCTCGCGGCTTTGGGCGGCGCGCCTATCGCCGTTTCCCAGGCGCTCCGAGCCCTCGCGGGCTCCGCGGGCCTTCTCGGAGAGGCTCTGCAGGTACTCGCTGCGGCTGCGGTCGAGCGCCTCCTTGATCTGCGCCGGCATGACGCGCACGATGTCCTTGGCGGGCTTTCCTCGCTCGTCGAGCACCGGCTGGCCGTTCTCGTCGAGCACGCTCTTCTTGAGCCATACCTCGCGGTCCGTCAAAAGCGGGATGTCGCGGTAGTTCTCGCCTCGGTAGCGGGATTCGTTGACGAACATAGGGCTGAACTGGTAGTAGCTCACGTCCACCCCATCGATCACCGTCCCCTTGGGCAGCGTCACCGAGTTGAACGTGCGCACCTCTCCCGTCACGCGGTCGGTGTACTCGATGTCGGTGCGCACGAAGTTCTTGTGGAGCGTGAGATAGGTGTTCTTCTTCTCAGGCATTTCATGCCCCTTTCTTTGCATCCTTTAGGCGGGCGTAGTTGTGGAAGCCCCGCCTGATTGCCTTGCCTTCGGTTTCGGTCAGCCATCCAAGGCGACCACCCCCTTTCAAAACGTCAGTTCCCAGATCAGATTCCCGAGACGATGTCGCGCGCCCATGCGCCGCTCTTGACGAGGGAGAGGATGAGCAGCACGCACATCGCTAGGTACTGCAGCGCGTAGGTGAGCCCCGTCGCTATGCCGTCGATGGGGGTGCCCGTCGAGGTGCTCGCCCCGGTGAGGCCTCCCAAGATGAGCGGAAAGGCTATGAGCAGAATCAGGATGATCAGCCCCGCCAGGCACACCGCCGTGAAGTTCTTCAGGTATCCGATTCCTATCTGGCGGGTGTCGTCTAACGCCATGAGGGAAAGCGGGATCGGGCTGAACGCGGCCATGATGTAGAGCTGGATGGCGCGCGCCCAGCAGACCACGAGCGCCACGATGTAGGCTCCGAGCACCACGACCCAGCTGATGACCGATACCAAGAGGAGCGCTATGAGCGCCGGGACGTCGTCGTCTTCGGTCACCACGCTCACGGCGGTAAGGTCGATCGCGCCGCCCGAGCCGAACAGCGACATCGTGCGGTCGATGGCGAGTCCCACGACCGCGTAGATGGCCTCCATGAGCTCGAAGCTGTTCTGTATGAGGAACAGGAACACGGCGAAGAAGACCAGCAGGAAGACGACCTCCTTCACGCCGGGGAAGGAGGCGTTGCCGTCCATGCGCTGGCTTATCTGGATGAGCTTCACCGTGAACACCAGCCCGAGCACCCCGCATCCGATGGGAAGCACCGCGGCGTCCCAGACCCCTCGCGCGATGTCGTACATGGAGACATCTCCTGCGGTCGTGAGCATCTGCGAGAAGTCCGCGCCGATGATGCCCTCGTAGCCGATGCTCGAGAGCACCGCCACCTGGTTGGTGAACATCCAGTTGCACGCGTCCCTCAGAAGCCCGGCGAGCCATGCGTTCACGTCGTCGGCGATGCTCGCGTAGGCGGGAGACGCCGGGACGAGCATGAGCGTCGCGAAGAGCAAGGTGGAGGCGAACGCGAGGAGAAAGCGCCTGTCTGAGATCATCGACGCCGCCCGCCTCATAGCGCGCTCATCTCCCCGGATCCGCGGTCGAGGGAGAGCTGCACGATAGTCGAGGCCGCGTCGTTCAGGTGGAAGGAGGTCGTGAGGACGTCCTCGTTGCAGTCGATGTAGACCTCGCCGTCCCAGGTGGCGAGCGTTGCCGTCGGGGACGCCGAGGATGCCTTCTGCGCTATGGCGGAGGCGATCTCGGCGTCTTCGGCATCGAGGAGCTCGTTGAGCTCCGGCGAGTGGGCGGAGAGCTCGATCCCGGCCTCGGAGCCCTCGGCGATGAGGTAGCTCTTCGACAGCGCGAACGCGTCGCATGAGATGCTCTTTCGGCCTCCCGTGTCGTTTATGGAGAGCAGCGTCTGGGAGGCGGCCTCGCCGGCAGATCGCGTGAAGGAGATCTGCGCCGAGAGGCCATCATCGTCGGGTTCCTCGGAGAGCACCTCGTAGTACATCACCTGGACTCCCGCCTCTCCAGACTCCACGATCGTCGAATCGGAGAGCGTGAGCGTGCACGTACCGTCCTCGCTCTCCCAGGTGGTGCCCGCATAGCCGGCAAGGGATTCGCCCGCCTGCTCTGCCTGTCGGCTTTGCTCCTCCACGGGAACGACGGGATTGGGATCGCTGGGCGCGATCGCACAGCGCGCGAGCCCTGCCCCTATAAGGATCGCCGCAGCGCCTGCGGCGCATATGGCCATCAGTTTCGTCTTCTTGTCCATCTTCTTGCTCCTTGTCTATCGATACGACAGGGCGCAGGTGAAGCTCGAGATCCCGCTTGCGATCTTCACGACCTCGCCCCGATGGGGCGCGTGGATGTAGCGGTCGCCCCCTATGTAGATGCCGACATGCCCCGTTCGGTAGAGGATGTCGCCCGGCTGGACTTCCGACAGGGAGAGCTTCTTGCCCTGGGCGTACTGGCTTTCAGTGTTTCTCGGAATCGAGATCCCCGCCTGGCGGTAGCAGTACTGGGTGAGGCCGCTGCAGTCCAGGCCGACGCCCGGCGTCGTCCCGCCCCACACGTAGGGGACCCCGAGCTGGCTGTAGGCGGCGGAGACGATCGCGTCTGCCGAGACCGCCCCGGACCTGAAGTCCTCCAGGCTCATGCCGTCGAAGCGGTAGAGGCCGTAGGTCTCCATGGCGGATTTCAGGCTCTCGACGTAGCTCGAGCTCGTCGCCCATCCCGCATCCTTGAGCCCTTCGGCCATCTTGTCCGAGTCGTGGTTCGCAATCGCCTCGCGTATGAGCGCGTTTGACGCGTAGCGATCGGCCTGCAGGAAGACGCGGCTGCGGAAGCGGATGCACTCCGCGTCGCCGACGAAGCTGATGAAATCCGCCGTGACGGTGACCTGCTCGCCGCCGTACTCCTCGCCGGTCCTCCACGAGCTCTTCCCCGCGACCTCCTCGCACAGCGCGTAGGCGCTCGACCACTTCATGCCGAACAGGTTGTGGTCCTGCGTGGCGAGCCCCGAGAGGTGGTCGCCCTGCCCCGACTCGACGATGATCTGCGCGATCGTACATCCTGCGGGGTGCCCGTACTCCTCCTGGCACGCGAGCGCCTCCTCGACCATCTCGTAGGTGATGTAGGGCGGCAGCCCCTCGAGGGAGGCTTTGGACGCCTCGTTTTCCCAGAAGCCGAAGAGGGCGCTCACGATCTGGGAGATTGCGAGCACGGCGAGCAGGAACGCCACGACCGCTGCGAGCACGCCTGCCACGGGGACGGCGACCGACGAGACCGCGCTCACGACCGCGCCCTTGCCGCCGGCGGATGCAGCCGCCTTCGCGGCCCCGGCAGATGCCTGGCCGACGGCCGCATGCCGGGCCTTCGCGGCAGCGCCTTGACCGAAGGCCCCCGCCTTGGCATGCTTTGCGGTCCCTTTCAGCGGGCCTTTAGGCTTCGAGGCGGCAGTGGCCTTCTTGGAGGCGGAATGCCGTGCGATGACGGAGCGTGCGCCGCGGAAGGTGCTGCTCGCCTGTCCGATGCCGGAGAGCTCCTCGGAGTCGTCTGCCTCGGACGCGGCGGCATCGGCGATCGCGCGCTTGAGGTTCCCCTTGGCCTGGGCGGCGAGGCGGGATTTCACCTTCGGCCTGCCCGCACCGACAGGGGAGGGTTCGGCGAAGTCCGCCCTGCCCCGCCCCGGAGATTTGCCCCTCGATGAGAGCGCCTCGCCCGCGCGCTCAGTCGATCCTTTCACTATCCCTGCCGAGATGGCGTCTGGCCGGTCGTCCATCCCGAGCGCACGCGCCTGCTCGCGGCTTGTCGCCTCGAGGCGTTCGGAGTCGGTCGAGTATTTCGCAACGCTCTCAGGCATCGCCGCCCTCCCGGGCCCGCGCGAACGCCTGGGCGCGCTTTATCTGGGCGATCTCCTCGGGCTTGGTGTTGAACAGGTCGTAGAGCGCTCCTTTCGGGAAGTCGTCCTTGAGGGGGACGCGCACGCCGCCTGCCACCAGCAGGCCTTCGCCTGCCTTGATGGAGTCGTCGATGTATCCCTCCTCCTGCGCCGAGAGGGCCAGCAGGTCCACCCAGCTTTTCCGGTCCAGGTGGCTTTGCTTGTGGAGCAGCACGAAGTCCGAGTTGAGCACCATGTTGCGGGTGTCTTCGTGCTCGAGCATGTAGGTCGAGTTCTGCGTGATGCCCGTGCAGATGAGGTTGAACTTGCGGCCCTCCGCCCAGAACTTAGAGAAGTAGCTGATGATCGCAGGGTGCCCGAAGAGGCTCTGCACCTCGTCGATGTAGAGCCAGGTGGTCACGCCGCGCTCGAAGTTCGCGTACATGCGGTTACGCACCGCCTCCAGCGCCGTGAGCATGCCGAAGACCCTCATGTTCTGCGAGAGGTCCTTGAAGTCGACGTTGGTGATGCGGTTCTCGAAGCCGACGTTGCTCTGGTGGTTGAAGAACGACAGCGCGCCCTTCACGTAGCGCTCGTAGCGCAGCGCGATGTCGCGCGCCTCGGGCTCTTCCTGGTCGAGCAGCAGCTCGTAGAAATCGCCCAGCACGGGCAGGCGGCCCTTGTCCTCGCAGCGCATGTAGGCAAGCTCCACGCAGCGGCTGATGATCGACTTGTCTGCCTCGGGCAGCCCCTCGCGCCCCTCTGCCATGGTCGCGCTCGAGAGTGCCAGTATCGCGTCGATCTTGAAGGCGAGCTGCGCCTGGTTGGCCTTGTCGGCGACGTCGGAGAGGTCGAAGGGGTTCATGAACGTGTCGGTGTCCGGCGAGAAGCGTATGCAGGTGCCGCCCGCGGGCTCCACGACCGGCGCGTACTCGCCCGCCGGGTCGAAGACGATTACCTCGTCGTCGGGATAGGCCAGGATAGTGTTCATGATCTCGCGCTTGACGCTGAAGCTCTTGCCCGAGCCCGGCTTGCCGCAGACGAACCCCATGGGGCTCGCGAGCTTCTTGCGGTTGCAGATGACGAGGTTGCCCGACTGCTTGGACTGGCCGTAGTAGCCGCCGCCTTCCTGGTTGAGCTCCTGGGAGGCGAAGGGCATCTGTATGGCGATCTGCGCGGTCGTCATGTAGCGCGAAACCTCCACGTGGTTAAGCCCCAAAGGCAGGATCGAGTTCATGCCCTGGCGCTGGCGGTACGAAAGCGGCTCCACCTCGATGGAGCGCTGGCGCGCCGCCGCCATGATCTGGCGGGTCTGGTGGTCGAGGGCCTCTGCCGTGTCCGCGTAGGTGAACACGAGCCCCGTGTAGGTGAACAGTCGCTGGTTCTTGTTCTGGAGCTGGTCGAGGAGCTCTTCGGCCTCCTCCTTGGAGTGCGAGAGCTCGGGAGGCAGGATGGAGAAGTCGTAGCCCTTCTTGACCGCGCTCATCTGCTCGTCGATGACCTCCTTGTCCATCCAGGCGATGCGCTTCTTCACGTAGGCCACCGCGGCGGCCTTGCCCATGGGATGGATGTGGAGCGTGACGTTGAGCGGCATCGGCAGGTCTACGACGTTGGCGATGCAGTCGTCCTCGAGATCGCTGCCAAATCCGCGGAAGACCAGCACGCGGCACCAGGCGCCGTCCGCCCGGTAGCAGTCGGCGCGCCCGTCCGGCTTGAAGTCGAGCACCGAGGGCGCGATGAGGTCCTTGGTGCGAAGCCCGCTTAGCTGGGACAGTTTGTCCCACGAGAAGGTGAACTCCGCTTTCGGCCGCAGCTGTGACTGGACGAGCTCGAGGCGCTCTGCCCCGTCGAGCATGCGCGCCTCGCAGCGGATGCGGGCGAGCGTCTGCATGCAGTCGCCGCGGGCTCGGGCGAGCCTGGGCGCGGCGGCGTCGAGGTCATCTGCCCCCACGAGGAAGGTGAGATAGCGGTGGCGCACGAGGTTGGAGACCCCCTCGCGCATCTTGTCGTTGAGGATGCGGTTGTACTCCTCGACGTACTCGTCGACGCGCGGGTCGCTCTTCTCGAAGAAGCGCTTGCGCCCGATCTCGCGCTCGGGTATGGGAGTGTTGGTTATGGTGAGCTGCACGGAGGTCTCCGAGCCGAAGTAGTCGTAGAGCTCGCTCATCGCCGCGAACACCGACTGCTGGTTCTCCTCGCGCGCGGACTGGTAGCTGATGTCCCCGAACTCGATGGTCTGGCTGAAGAGGCCCTCCTCGACCTGCGCGGTCCCGTCGGCGTACATGGCGTCGTAGCCGATTGCGGAAAGGACGTCTTTGGCCTCGGCTCGCGCGCGCCTCTTGCGGCGCGCCGCCTGCTCGACTTTCTTCTCCTCTTCCTCGAGCCCCGTCGTGCGGGCATGCGCGCCGCGCACGGGCAGCCTGCCCTTGCGTGCCGCCGCCTCCTTTTCCTTGGGTTTCTTATTGGTCTTATCGAACAGCAGCATTCGCCTCCGCCCCCTTCCTCTTCGCCTTGCGCTTGGCCTTTCGCGAAGGGCGTCCCGGCACGGGAGAGGTCTGCGCGCCCTCGAGCACGGGGGTGGAGCGGTAGAGGATCCTCTGGTCCTCGAGCTTGAAGTCGAGCCAGAGCGGGACGAACTTCTCAAATTTCATGTGATGGGGCCGCCAGAACCCCGCGAGCCAGAACGGCAGCGACGCGCACATGACCGGCAGGGCGGCGTCGCGCACCTCGATGCCGAGGGCGAACTGGCAGAGCGCCGCGGCTCCGACGGCGGAGGCGAGTCCGCCTGCGAGGCACGCGAGCGTGCGCGCGGAGAGCTTGCCCACGATCTTCTCGGTGTACTCGCCGATGTCCTTCTGGACCCTTACGGATAGCATTTGCACATCCTCCTTCCCTTAGGCGGGGAGCCAGGACGTGTCGAGCTGGCCGAAGTAGATGGCGGCGGCGATGATGATCGCCCCGCCAGCGATGGTCGAGATCGCGCTGGCGATCTGGGCGCCTCCCTGCTGCTCTCGGATGGCGAGCCCGAGAGAGACCGCGCCCCAGACGACCAGGAAGCCGCCGAGGAACGTGACGCAGCCGGAGACGAGTCCGATGATGTTTGAGAGCATCTTGGCTCCTTTGCATGTCTTGCTTGTGGGCGGCCGCAACGGTTGGGTTTGAGGCGGCCGCCCCGGTTGGTACAATTGGTCGTGGAGCGCATCTCGCGCCCCTTTGCATCCGGGACGGCGCACGGCGGGCTTGTGTGGAAGCTGGCCGCGCCGCGCTTGTCAAGGGAGTGTCGGCTCCCGCCGTCCCATCTCTCATCTCATGGGCGCATCACCGCCTCTC encodes:
- a CDS encoding PrgI family protein, yielding MLSVRVQKDIGEYTEKIVGKLSARTLACLAGGLASAVGAAALCQFALGIEVRDAALPVMCASLPFWLAGFWRPHHMKFEKFVPLWLDFKLEDQRILYRSTPVLEGAQTSPVPGRPSRKAKRKAKRKGAEANAAVR
- a CDS encoding NlpC/P60 family protein, whose translation is MPESVAKYSTDSERLEATSREQARALGMDDRPDAISAGIVKGSTERAGEALSSRGKSPGRGRADFAEPSPVGAGRPKVKSRLAAQAKGNLKRAIADAAASEADDSEELSGIGQASSTFRGARSVIARHSASKKATAASKPKGPLKGTAKHAKAGAFGQGAAAKARHAAVGQASAGAAKAAASAGGKGAVVSAVSSVAVPVAGVLAAVVAFLLAVLAISQIVSALFGFWENEASKASLEGLPPYITYEMVEEALACQEEYGHPAGCTIAQIIVESGQGDHLSGLATQDHNLFGMKWSSAYALCEEVAGKSSWRTGEEYGGEQVTVTADFISFVGDAECIRFRSRVFLQADRYASNALIREAIANHDSDKMAEGLKDAGWATSSSYVESLKSAMETYGLYRFDGMSLEDFRSGAVSADAIVSAAYSQLGVPYVWGGTTPGVGLDCSGLTQYCYRQAGISIPRNTESQYAQGKKLSLSEVQPGDILYRTGHVGIYIGGDRYIHAPHRGEVVKIASGISSFTCALSYR
- a CDS encoding VirB4-like conjugal transfer ATPase, CD1110 family, whose amino-acid sequence is MLLFDKTNKKPKEKEAAARKGRLPVRGAHARTTGLEEEEKKVEQAARRKRRARAEAKDVLSAIGYDAMYADGTAQVEEGLFSQTIEFGDISYQSAREENQQSVFAAMSELYDYFGSETSVQLTITNTPIPEREIGRKRFFEKSDPRVDEYVEEYNRILNDKMREGVSNLVRHRYLTFLVGADDLDAAAPRLARARGDCMQTLARIRCEARMLDGAERLELVQSQLRPKAEFTFSWDKLSQLSGLRTKDLIAPSVLDFKPDGRADCYRADGAWCRVLVFRGFGSDLEDDCIANVVDLPMPLNVTLHIHPMGKAAAVAYVKKRIAWMDKEVIDEQMSAVKKGYDFSILPPELSHSKEEAEELLDQLQNKNQRLFTYTGLVFTYADTAEALDHQTRQIMAAARQRSIEVEPLSYRQRQGMNSILPLGLNHVEVSRYMTTAQIAIQMPFASQELNQEGGGYYGQSKQSGNLVICNRKKLASPMGFVCGKPGSGKSFSVKREIMNTILAYPDDEVIVFDPAGEYAPVVEPAGGTCIRFSPDTDTFMNPFDLSDVADKANQAQLAFKIDAILALSSATMAEGREGLPEADKSIISRCVELAYMRCEDKGRLPVLGDFYELLLDQEEPEARDIALRYERYVKGALSFFNHQSNVGFENRITNVDFKDLSQNMRVFGMLTALEAVRNRMYANFERGVTTWLYIDEVQSLFGHPAIISYFSKFWAEGRKFNLICTGITQNSTYMLEHEDTRNMVLNSDFVLLHKQSHLDRKSWVDLLALSAQEEGYIDDSIKAGEGLLVAGGVRVPLKDDFPKGALYDLFNTKPEEIAQIKRAQAFARAREGGDA